The following proteins are encoded in a genomic region of Candidatus Leptovillus gracilis:
- a CDS encoding glycosyltransferase produces the protein MISIIIPAHNAQAIIAECVTAVLQQRGVPQPYEVIVVDDGSDDETAQRATAAGATVIQQPPRGPAAARNNGLRAAQGDIICFTDADCVPQPDWLAALVAPLLADEGTTAVKGRYITQQKELTARFVQLEYEDKYDRLLNYDAISFMDSYSAACRRQALLDNNGFDEQFTTASVEDRELSYRLASRGYKMVFQPRAVVAHTHAHTLPAYGRKKFFNGYWNARVVRQFPERLIEDTYTPHSQKLQIALMGVIVASTAVSLLLPFVWLLTFLLTVIFLASTLPFLGKAWRRDKAVMFIAPFMLGLRALALGFGYLCGLLQIDLG, from the coding sequence ATGATTTCCATCATCATCCCTGCCCACAATGCCCAGGCGATCATCGCGGAGTGTGTGACGGCCGTTTTGCAGCAGCGCGGCGTGCCGCAGCCCTATGAAGTCATCGTCGTAGATGATGGCTCCGACGACGAGACGGCACAGCGGGCCACCGCCGCCGGGGCGACGGTGATCCAGCAGCCGCCAAGAGGGCCGGCCGCTGCCCGCAACAACGGCCTGCGCGCTGCCCAGGGCGACATCATCTGCTTCACCGACGCCGACTGCGTGCCCCAGCCTGATTGGCTGGCGGCGCTGGTTGCGCCGCTGCTGGCGGATGAAGGGACAACGGCCGTCAAAGGCCGCTATATCACCCAGCAAAAAGAGCTGACCGCCCGCTTCGTCCAGTTGGAATACGAAGACAAATACGACAGGCTGCTGAATTACGACGCCATCAGCTTCATGGATTCTTATTCGGCCGCCTGCCGCCGCCAGGCGCTGCTGGACAACAATGGCTTCGACGAGCAGTTCACCACAGCCTCAGTCGAAGACCGGGAGCTGTCTTACCGGCTGGCTTCGCGGGGCTACAAAATGGTGTTCCAGCCCCGCGCCGTCGTTGCCCACACCCATGCCCATACGCTGCCGGCCTACGGCCGTAAAAAATTTTTCAACGGCTACTGGAACGCCCGTGTGGTGCGCCAGTTCCCCGAACGGCTCATCGAAGACACCTACACGCCCCACTCCCAAAAATTGCAGATTGCCCTGATGGGTGTGATAGTCGCCAGCACGGCCGTTTCCCTGCTTTTGCCGTTTGTCTGGCTGCTCACCTTCCTGCTGACAGTCATCTTCCTGGCCTCCACCCTGCCCTTCCTGGGCAAGGCATGGCGGCGCGATAAAGCGGTGATGTTTATCGCCCCCTTCATGTTGGGCTTGCGCGCTCTGGCCCTGGGGTTTGGTTACTTGTGCGGCCTGCTACAGATCGATCTGGGTTAG
- a CDS encoding DUF2723 domain-containing protein — protein MRPATDRSGLADAPNWGAAVWLPAIFTTLAALVVYGLTLAPDLTWANHGVDGGELMTAVYTRGLPHPPGYPLYRLLGQIVVYLPFDPVAYRFNLFSAITVALAAGVLTLAAARWPLPTAARPLSAITAAAVGLTFAFSSLVWSQATITEVYGLALLLLALFLWALLTKRPSLLTGFLLGLSLTAHPTGWFMLPLALAQTPRAGWPRLLLGGLVGLLPLVLLPWLAHPASPVVWGEPTTLRGWWWLVSGQLYRGYAFALPLADLPVRLAAWLPIWLSQFTWAGIPLIAAGVWLLPRPERQQALWLGGTAVLYLLFALAYLPDDAIILALPAWLLLSLLLAPTYHKLGILALCLPLILLLVNFNEQNLRADKQPIRGRAEALLAAIPPGAVVSTPGDPTIFALWYFQHVEGQRPDVILVDENLWAFDWYRARLARLHPGLAGLEQPDAANFAALNIEERPSCRASLNTHFTIPFNLTCAEEIDS, from the coding sequence GTGCGGCCTGCTACAGATCGATCTGGGTTAGCTGACGCGCCGAATTGGGGCGCGGCCGTCTGGCTGCCAGCCATTTTCACCACGCTGGCGGCCCTGGTTGTCTACGGGCTAACGCTGGCCCCTGACCTGACCTGGGCCAACCATGGCGTAGACGGCGGTGAATTGATGACGGCCGTCTACACGCGCGGTCTGCCCCATCCTCCCGGTTACCCCCTGTATCGGCTGCTCGGCCAGATTGTCGTCTACCTGCCCTTCGACCCGGTCGCTTACCGCTTCAACCTTTTTTCGGCCATCACCGTCGCCCTGGCGGCCGGCGTGTTAACCCTGGCGGCCGCCCGCTGGCCGCTGCCCACCGCCGCCCGCCCGCTGTCGGCGATAACCGCTGCGGCCGTTGGCCTGACCTTTGCCTTCTCCAGTCTCGTCTGGAGCCAGGCGACCATCACCGAAGTGTATGGGTTGGCGCTGCTGCTGCTGGCTCTGTTTTTGTGGGCGCTGTTGACGAAACGGCCGTCCTTGCTGACCGGCTTTCTTCTCGGACTTAGCCTCACCGCCCACCCCACCGGCTGGTTCATGCTGCCGCTGGCCCTGGCCCAGACGCCGCGCGCCGGTTGGCCCCGCCTGCTGTTGGGCGGGCTGGTTGGGCTGCTGCCCCTGGTCCTGCTGCCCTGGCTGGCCCACCCCGCCAGCCCCGTCGTCTGGGGCGAGCCAACCACGCTGCGCGGCTGGTGGTGGCTGGTAAGCGGGCAGTTGTATCGCGGCTACGCCTTCGCCCTACCCCTGGCCGATTTGCCGGTGCGGCTGGCTGCCTGGCTGCCTATTTGGCTCAGCCAATTCACCTGGGCGGGCATCCCCCTCATTGCCGCCGGGGTGTGGCTGCTGCCCCGGCCGGAGCGACAGCAAGCGCTGTGGCTGGGAGGCACGGCCGTTCTCTACCTCTTGTTCGCCCTGGCCTATCTGCCCGACGACGCCATCATCCTGGCGCTGCCCGCCTGGCTGCTGCTGAGTCTGCTGCTGGCTCCGACTTATCATAAACTGGGCATCCTGGCGCTTTGCTTGCCCCTGATCCTGCTTTTGGTAAACTTTAATGAGCAAAATCTACGCGCCGATAAGCAGCCGATCAGGGGGCGCGCCGAAGCCTTGCTGGCCGCCATCCCGCCAGGCGCCGTCGTGTCTACACCGGGCGACCCGACGATTTTTGCGCTGTGGTACTTCCAGCACGTCGAGGGGCAGCGCCCGGACGTGATTCTGGTGGACGAAAATTTATGGGCTTTTGATTGGTATCGGGCGCGGCTGGCGCGGCTGCATCCGGGATTGGCCGGTCTGGAACAGCCAGACGCGGCCAATTTTGCGGCGCTGAATATCGAGGAACGGCCGTCCTGCCGCGCCAGTTTGAACACCCATTTTACCATCCCCTTCAATCTGACTTGCGCCGAGGAAATAGATTCATGA
- a CDS encoding flippase-like domain-containing protein has translation MIAKEQERVSGPPQPNPAKKLLSWLNAAVGLALLVWGVWYVLRQITLAEIGRALAQAEPVFIGLALLVFLLTLLAKAWRWQLQFAPPSPRPTFGAAFWALILGQFVNTAVSFMRLGDLARVYALHQQSGISKMAGLGTLVLEKTLDLIMLLLTVVAILPFVIVPDFITQQGLVLGVAALLAFAVLYLIAYQSEWVIRVAEGVLRPFPPTMQRRLRQFITSGLTGLAAMRSAKTLLGLLARSILIVVLSVLMPYALFPAFHLPFGLTEAVLLNLGVTVAAALPVPTPAKIGVFEFAVVFMLRQFGYTNEAVAISYAVVFHLLIITPQLLLGAIAAWRTDWRLRFGD, from the coding sequence TTGATCGCTAAAGAACAGGAGCGCGTTTCCGGCCCACCACAACCCAATCCGGCTAAAAAGCTGCTCTCCTGGCTCAATGCCGCCGTTGGTCTGGCGCTGCTGGTGTGGGGCGTCTGGTATGTGCTGCGGCAAATTACCCTGGCGGAAATTGGCCGGGCGTTGGCGCAGGCGGAACCGGTGTTTATCGGTCTGGCGTTGCTCGTCTTTTTGCTGACGCTGCTGGCTAAGGCGTGGCGCTGGCAGCTTCAATTTGCGCCACCGTCGCCGCGCCCCACGTTTGGCGCGGCGTTTTGGGCATTGATATTGGGGCAGTTTGTGAATACGGCCGTCTCCTTCATGCGCCTCGGCGATCTGGCCCGCGTTTACGCCCTGCACCAACAGAGTGGCATCAGCAAAATGGCCGGTCTGGGAACTCTGGTGCTGGAAAAAACGCTGGACCTGATCATGCTGCTGCTGACGGTGGTTGCCATTCTCCCCTTTGTTATTGTGCCGGATTTTATTACCCAACAGGGCCTGGTGCTGGGCGTGGCCGCGCTGTTGGCCTTTGCCGTTTTGTATCTGATCGCTTACCAGAGCGAATGGGTGATACGGGTGGCGGAGGGGGTGTTACGGCCGTTCCCCCCCACTATGCAGCGCCGCCTGCGGCAATTTATCACCTCCGGCCTCACCGGTCTGGCCGCCATGCGCAGCGCCAAAACCTTGTTAGGACTGCTGGCCCGTTCCATTCTCATCGTCGTCTTGTCGGTGCTGATGCCCTACGCCTTGTTTCCGGCGTTCCACCTGCCCTTTGGCCTCACCGAAGCCGTCTTGCTTAACCTGGGCGTCACCGTCGCTGCCGCCCTACCCGTGCCCACGCCGGCCAAAATTGGCGTCTTTGAATTTGCCGTTGTTTTTATGCTGCGCCAATTTGGCTACACGAATGAAGCGGTTGCTATCAGTTACGCGGTGGTCTTTCATTTGCTCATCATTACGCCGCAGCTTCTATTAGGGGCCATCGCCGCCTGGCGCACAGATTGGCGATTGAGGTTTGGCGATTGA